The following proteins are co-located in the Apium graveolens cultivar Ventura chromosome 5, ASM990537v1, whole genome shotgun sequence genome:
- the LOC141661343 gene encoding GATA transcription factor 19-like yields the protein MEMHRCTSTHHGQCTCGMFHAPNQTTNSFTMLFNNNHKPYDDFSDYCPFSAASSSYSSAVDCTLSLGTPSTRLSSTNDNYYNNNNSNNNNNANGKARSSYMPNFCWDILQPKHTTSSHKPSRGSNTNVSGADPLVARRCANCDTTSTPLWRNGPRGPKSLCNACGIRFKKEERRATAAAATSTTTSGGAAMDSNSWIHHQYSQSSNQKIPCLSPSSFGNEFRFMDHDDDRDSETGIPFLSWRLNVTDRPGLVHDFTR from the exons ATGGAGATGCATAGGTGCACTAGTACTCATCACGGACAATGTACGTGTGGGATGTTTCATGCtccaaaccaaactactaattcATTCACAATGCTCTTCAATAACAACCATAAGCCCTATGATGACTTCTCCGACTACTGTCCTTTCTCCGCCGCCTCTTCTTCGTATTCCTCTGCCGTTGATTGTACTCTCTCCTTAGGTACTCCTTCCACCCGCTTATCGTCGACGAACGACaactattataataataataacagcaacaacaacaataacgCTAATGGGAAAGCGCGCTCTTCTTATATGCCTAACTTTTGTTGGGACATATTGCAACCCAAACACACCACTTCGTCCCACAAACCTAGCCGTGGTAGTAACACCAATGTCTCCGGTGCCGATCCACTCGTTGCTCGCCGCTGTGCCAACTGCGACACCACCTCTACTCCTCTATGGAGGAACGGCCCACGTGGCCCTAAG TCTCTGTGCAATGCTTGCGGGATTCGATTCAAGAAAGAGGAGAGGAGAGCCACCGCAGCTGCAGCCACCTCAACCACCACAAGCGGCGGAGCTGCAATGGACTCAAATTCATGGATTCATCACCAATACTCTCAGTCATCAAACCAAAAAATCCCGTGCCTCTCACCATCCTCGTTCGGGAACGAATTCCGGTTCATGGATCACGACGACGATCGTGATTCCGAGACCGGGATTCCATTCCTGTCATGGAGACTGAATGTGACCGATAGGCCAGGCCTCGTTCATGACTTCACAAGATAA
- the LOC141723813 gene encoding uncharacterized protein LOC141723813 isoform X4, producing MNVGGPSSPHSNAVHCVQDLMKVTGHINKVLNTQSLEEIQKNRLRLKATIESVRLKAIEIARMVTSGERDTGRGINQIGNLHRSGATRWSSHFDSICSLINMYGAIISVLESIVEEGTSSSLRGEAGGCLIIMKSFNFIFTLHMMHKIMGITDLLCRALQYKSLDIISVMDLVSTTKSLLVTLREEGFDHLLLYVQSIYTQYGIKVTDMNALYKSATGRSCQQKDSMTICQHYHFNIFNSAIDFQQEELHSRFSDGAVELLTLTSALDPKDNFRSFKAEDIYKLAEKFYPGTEHLIPMY from the exons ATGAATGTTGGAGGTCCATCTTCACCACATAGTAATGCAGTGCATTGTGTTCAAGATTTAATGAAAGTTACGGGACATATTAACAAAGTGCTTAATACCCAAAGTTTAGAAGAAATCCAGAAGAATCGATTGCGACTTAAAGCAACAATTGAGAGTGTTCGGCTTAAAGCTATTGAAATTGCTCGTATGGTAACTTCAGGTGAACGTGATACAGGTAGAGGCATTAATCAGATTGGTAATCTACATCGGAGTGGTGCCACTCGATGGAGCTCGCATTTTGATTCCATTTGCAGTTTAATTAATATGTATGGTGCAATCATTTCAGTGCTTGAAAGTATTGTTGAAGAAGGTACATCTAGTTCACTACGTGGAGAAGCTGGTGGTTGTTTGATAATTATGAAatcttttaattttatttttacaCTTCACATGATGCATAAAATCATGGGGATTACTGACTTGCTTTGTCGGGCACTACAATACAAGTCTCTTGACATTATAAGTGTCATGGATCTAGTCTCAACTACCAAATCACTACTTGTTACCTTGAGAGAAGAAGGATTTGATCATCTCCTTTTATATGTGCAATCCATTTACACACAATATGGAATTAAAGTTACAGATATGAATGCTTTGTACAAAAGCGCAACAGGACGCTCATGCCAGCAAAAAGACTCGATGACAATCTGTCAGCACTACCATTTTAATATCTTTAATTCAGCAATAGATTTTCAGCAAGAAGAGTTGCATTCCAGGTTTAGTGATGGAGCAGTAGAACTCCTTACACTCACCTCTGCTTTAGACCCTAAGGACAACTTCAGATCATTTAAAGCTGAAGACATTTACAAGCTGGCAGAAAAGTTTTATCCAG GTACAGAGCACCTGATCCCCATGTACTAA
- the LOC141723813 gene encoding uncharacterized protein LOC141723813 isoform X3, with protein sequence MNVGGPSSPHSNAVHCVQDLMKVTGHINKVLNTQSLEEIQKNRLRLKATIESVRLKAIEIARMVTSGERDTVLESIVEEGTSSSLRGEAGGCLIIMKSFNFIFTLHMMHKIMGITDLLCRALQYKSLDIISVMDLVSTTKSLLVTLREEGFDHLLLYVQSIYTQYGIKVTDMNALYKSATGRSCQQKDSMTICQHYHFNIFNSAIDFQQEELHSRFSDGAVELLTLTSALDPKDNFRSFKAEDIYKLAEKFYPGDFSEQKLHYLRNQLEHYKLDVIHHTSFQNMTTINKLCRGLVETNKVQHYNLIDQLIRLVLTLPVSTATAERSFSTI encoded by the exons ATGAATGTTGGAGGTCCATCTTCACCACATAGTAATGCAGTGCATTGTGTTCAAGATTTAATGAAAGTTACGGGACATATTAACAAAGTGCTTAATACCCAAAGTTTAGAAGAAATCCAGAAGAATCGATTGCGACTTAAAGCAACAATTGAGAGTGTTCGGCTTAAAGCTATTGAAATTGCTCGTATGGTAACTTCAGGTGAACGTGATACAG TGCTTGAAAGTATTGTTGAAGAAGGTACATCTAGTTCACTACGTGGAGAAGCTGGTGGTTGTTTGATAATTATGAAatcttttaattttatttttacaCTTCACATGATGCATAAAATCATGGGGATTACTGACTTGCTTTGTCGGGCACTACAATACAAGTCTCTTGACATTATAAGTGTCATGGATCTAGTCTCAACTACCAAATCACTACTTGTTACCTTGAGAGAAGAAGGATTTGATCATCTCCTTTTATATGTGCAATCCATTTACACACAATATGGAATTAAAGTTACAGATATGAATGCTTTGTACAAAAGCGCAACAGGACGCTCATGCCAGCAAAAAGACTCGATGACAATCTGTCAGCACTACCATTTTAATATCTTTAATTCAGCAATAGATTTTCAGCAAGAAGAGTTGCATTCCAGGTTTAGTGATGGAGCAGTAGAACTCCTTACACTCACCTCTGCTTTAGACCCTAAGGACAACTTCAGATCATTTAAAGCTGAAGACATTTACAAGCTGGCAGAAAAGTTTTATCCAGGTGACTTTAGTGAACAAAAATTGCATTATTTGagaaatcaacttgagcattatAAACTTGATGTGATTCATCATACGAGCTTTCAAAATATGACTACTATTAATAAATTGTGTCGCGGATTAGTTGAAACAAACAAGGTGCAGCATTATAATTTGATTGATCAGTTGATTCGGCTTGTTTTGACATTACCGGTTTCTACCGCCACTGCCGAAAGGTCTTTCTCAACTATATGA
- the LOC141723813 gene encoding uncharacterized protein LOC141723813 isoform X1, with product MNVGGPSSPHSNAVHCVQDLMKVTGHINKVLNTQSLEEIQKNRLRLKATIESVRLKAIEIARMVTSGERDTGRGINQIGNLHRSGATRWSSHFDSICSLINMYGAIISVLESIVEEGTSSSLRGEAGGCLIIMKSFNFIFTLHMMHKIMGITDLLCRALQYKSLDIISVMDLVSTTKSLLVTLREEGFDHLLLYVQSIYTQYGIKVTDMNALYKSATGRSCQQKDSMTICQHYHFNIFNSAIDFQQEELHSRFSDGAVELLTLTSALDPKDNFRSFKAEDIYKLAEKFYPGDFSEQKLHYLRNQLEHYKLDVIHHTSFQNMTTINKLCRGLVETNKVQHYNLIDQLIRLVLTLPVSTATAERSFSTI from the coding sequence ATGAATGTTGGAGGTCCATCTTCACCACATAGTAATGCAGTGCATTGTGTTCAAGATTTAATGAAAGTTACGGGACATATTAACAAAGTGCTTAATACCCAAAGTTTAGAAGAAATCCAGAAGAATCGATTGCGACTTAAAGCAACAATTGAGAGTGTTCGGCTTAAAGCTATTGAAATTGCTCGTATGGTAACTTCAGGTGAACGTGATACAGGTAGAGGCATTAATCAGATTGGTAATCTACATCGGAGTGGTGCCACTCGATGGAGCTCGCATTTTGATTCCATTTGCAGTTTAATTAATATGTATGGTGCAATCATTTCAGTGCTTGAAAGTATTGTTGAAGAAGGTACATCTAGTTCACTACGTGGAGAAGCTGGTGGTTGTTTGATAATTATGAAatcttttaattttatttttacaCTTCACATGATGCATAAAATCATGGGGATTACTGACTTGCTTTGTCGGGCACTACAATACAAGTCTCTTGACATTATAAGTGTCATGGATCTAGTCTCAACTACCAAATCACTACTTGTTACCTTGAGAGAAGAAGGATTTGATCATCTCCTTTTATATGTGCAATCCATTTACACACAATATGGAATTAAAGTTACAGATATGAATGCTTTGTACAAAAGCGCAACAGGACGCTCATGCCAGCAAAAAGACTCGATGACAATCTGTCAGCACTACCATTTTAATATCTTTAATTCAGCAATAGATTTTCAGCAAGAAGAGTTGCATTCCAGGTTTAGTGATGGAGCAGTAGAACTCCTTACACTCACCTCTGCTTTAGACCCTAAGGACAACTTCAGATCATTTAAAGCTGAAGACATTTACAAGCTGGCAGAAAAGTTTTATCCAGGTGACTTTAGTGAACAAAAATTGCATTATTTGagaaatcaacttgagcattatAAACTTGATGTGATTCATCATACGAGCTTTCAAAATATGACTACTATTAATAAATTGTGTCGCGGATTAGTTGAAACAAACAAGGTGCAGCATTATAATTTGATTGATCAGTTGATTCGGCTTGTTTTGACATTACCGGTTTCTACCGCCACTGCCGAAAGGTCTTTCTCAACTATATGA
- the LOC141723813 gene encoding uncharacterized protein LOC141723813 isoform X2: MKVTGHINKVLNTQSLEEIQKNRLRLKATIESVRLKAIEIARMVTSGERDTGRGINQIGNLHRSGATRWSSHFDSICSLINMYGAIISVLESIVEEGTSSSLRGEAGGCLIIMKSFNFIFTLHMMHKIMGITDLLCRALQYKSLDIISVMDLVSTTKSLLVTLREEGFDHLLLYVQSIYTQYGIKVTDMNALYKSATGRSCQQKDSMTICQHYHFNIFNSAIDFQQEELHSRFSDGAVELLTLTSALDPKDNFRSFKAEDIYKLAEKFYPGDFSEQKLHYLRNQLEHYKLDVIHHTSFQNMTTINKLCRGLVETNKVQHYNLIDQLIRLVLTLPVSTATAERSFSTI, translated from the coding sequence ATGAAAGTTACGGGACATATTAACAAAGTGCTTAATACCCAAAGTTTAGAAGAAATCCAGAAGAATCGATTGCGACTTAAAGCAACAATTGAGAGTGTTCGGCTTAAAGCTATTGAAATTGCTCGTATGGTAACTTCAGGTGAACGTGATACAGGTAGAGGCATTAATCAGATTGGTAATCTACATCGGAGTGGTGCCACTCGATGGAGCTCGCATTTTGATTCCATTTGCAGTTTAATTAATATGTATGGTGCAATCATTTCAGTGCTTGAAAGTATTGTTGAAGAAGGTACATCTAGTTCACTACGTGGAGAAGCTGGTGGTTGTTTGATAATTATGAAatcttttaattttatttttacaCTTCACATGATGCATAAAATCATGGGGATTACTGACTTGCTTTGTCGGGCACTACAATACAAGTCTCTTGACATTATAAGTGTCATGGATCTAGTCTCAACTACCAAATCACTACTTGTTACCTTGAGAGAAGAAGGATTTGATCATCTCCTTTTATATGTGCAATCCATTTACACACAATATGGAATTAAAGTTACAGATATGAATGCTTTGTACAAAAGCGCAACAGGACGCTCATGCCAGCAAAAAGACTCGATGACAATCTGTCAGCACTACCATTTTAATATCTTTAATTCAGCAATAGATTTTCAGCAAGAAGAGTTGCATTCCAGGTTTAGTGATGGAGCAGTAGAACTCCTTACACTCACCTCTGCTTTAGACCCTAAGGACAACTTCAGATCATTTAAAGCTGAAGACATTTACAAGCTGGCAGAAAAGTTTTATCCAGGTGACTTTAGTGAACAAAAATTGCATTATTTGagaaatcaacttgagcattatAAACTTGATGTGATTCATCATACGAGCTTTCAAAATATGACTACTATTAATAAATTGTGTCGCGGATTAGTTGAAACAAACAAGGTGCAGCATTATAATTTGATTGATCAGTTGATTCGGCTTGTTTTGACATTACCGGTTTCTACCGCCACTGCCGAAAGGTCTTTCTCAACTATATGA
- the LOC141661359 gene encoding uncharacterized protein LOC141661359, with translation MVNVVAMQKPLLHFLMKMAGVKKRLVEISPGTVMNFWVPSETLKKSKNVETDTNVTKPNKPVIVLIHGFASEGIVTWQFQIGSLTKKYSVYVPDLLFFGDSFTDSLERSPAFQAECLMKGLKTLGVEKCTVVGFSYGGMVAFKMAELYPDLVENLVVSGSILAMTDSISDATLQSLGFDSSSDLLLPTSVDGLKALLSVAAYTKFRIPRRFYKDFLEVMFNNRKERAELLEGLIVSNKDTIVPIFQQRRIHLLWGEDDQIFKFELAKNMKEQLGEMATYDSIAKAGHLVHLERPCVFNKCLKQFLDSLQENQ, from the exons ATGGTGAATGTCGTAGCTATGCAAAAGCCATTGTTACACTTTCTCATGAAAATGGCCGGAGTGAAAAAACGCTTGGTAGAGATCTCGCCTGGCACAGTCATGAACTTCTGGGTTCCTTCCGAAACCCTTAAAAAATCTAAAAATGTCGAAACCGATACGAACGTTACTAAACCAAATAAGCCAGTGATTGTACTCATTCATGGCTTTGCAAGCGAAGGTATAGTTACGTGGCAATTCCAAATCGGTTCTCTGACAAAAAAATACTCCGTTTACGTGCCTGACCTTTTATTTTTCGGTGACTCATTCACCGATAGCTTGGAGAGATCACCTGCTTTTCAAGCCGAGTGTTTGATGAAAGGACTAAAAACATTAGGAGTGGAGAAATGCACGGTGGTGGGGTTTAGTTATGGAGGCATGGTGGCGTTCAAGATGGCTGAGCTTTACCCTGACCTTGTCGAAAATTTGGTTGTTTCGGGGTCGATCTTGGCTATGACTGATTCTATTAGTGATGCCACGCTTCAGAGTCTGGGGTTTGATTCGTCTTCAGACCTGTTGTTGCCAACTTCTGTAGATGGACTCAAGGCGCTTTTATCTGTTGCTGCTTATACAAAGTTTCGGATTCCTCGTAGATTTTACAAGGATTTTCTTGAGGTGATGTTTAACAACAGAAAGGAAAGGGCGGAGCTACTTGAAGGTCTGATAGTTAGCAACAAAGATACAATTGTCCCCATATTCCAGCAG AGAAGAATACATCTTCTATGGGGTGAAGATGATCAAATTTTCAAGTTCGAGCTCGCCAAGAATATGAAAGA GCAACTTGGCGAAATGGCGACGTATGACAGCATAGCGAAAGCAGGGCACCTGGTTCACCTAGAAAGACCCTGTGTCTTCAATAAGTGTCTCAAGCAGTTTCTTGATTCCCTGCAAGAAAACCAGTAG
- the LOC141723514 gene encoding uncharacterized protein LOC141723514 isoform X2 — protein MVNLIAALNPLINFYVKMVGMKAYLVEIMPGTVMNFWAPSETLNNTKNDKTISTSETNINFTKPNKPVVVLIQGFQANGIITWLAQVGSLTKHYSVYVPDLLFFGDSFSESSDRSPDFQAQCLMKGLKRLGVERCTLVGFSYGGIVAFKMAELYPSFIQALVVSGSPVAMTDSISEAIIQSSGIGSFSEELLPTSVDGVKKLFSVGAYTKLWFPDKIYMDYLQAMFNNRKERDELLDAMIVSDKDTTIPSFKQKILFLCGKEDQIIKFELVKNMKKQLGDLATYQGIEKAGHLAHIEKPFIYNKCLKQFLDSLQETEAENQRSSKFLTTGYTNCHYEMTAHFDGN, from the exons ATGGTAAACTTAATAGCTGCACTAAATCCATTAATAAACTTTTATGTGAAAATGGTTGGCATGAAAGCTTACCTAGTAGAGATTATGCCCGGCACTGTCATGAACTTTTGGGCTCCTTCTGAAACCCTCAACAATACCAAAAATGACAAAACCATCTCAACTTCTGAAACTAACATCAACTTTACCAAGCCAAACAAACCAGTAGTAGTTCTCATCCAAGGCTTCCAAGCTAATGGTATAATTACTTGGCTGGCTCAAGTTGGCTCTCTCACTAAGCACTACTCCGTTTACGTGCCAGACCTATTATTTTTCGGTGACTCATTCTCCGAAAGCTCAGATAGGTCACCTGATTTTCAAGCCCAGTGTTTGATGAAAGGACTGAAGAGACTGGGAGTGGAGAGATGCACCCTAGTGGGGTTTAGTTATGGAGGCATCGTTGCGTTTAAGATGGCCGAGCTGTATCCTAGTTTTATTCAAGCCTTGGTTGTTTCGGGCTCACCTGTAGCTATGACAGATTCTATCAGTGAGGCCATTATTCAGAGTTCAGGGATTGGTTCATTTTCAGAAGAATTGTTACCAACTTCTGTAGACGGAGTCAAGAAGCTTTTTTCGGTTGGAGCTTATACAAAGCTATGGTTCCCTGATAAAATTTATATGGATTATCTCCAG GCGATGTTTAACAATAGAAAGGAAAGGGATGAACTACTTGATGCTATGATAGTTAGCGACAAAGATACAACTATCCCGAGTTTTAAACAG AAAATACTATTTCTATGTGGCAAAGAGGATCAAATTATCAAATTCGAGCTTGTCAAGAACATGAAAAA GCAACTAGGAGACCTGGCAACATATCAGGGCATAGAGAAAGCAGGCCACCTGGCTCACATAGAAAAACCCTTTATCTACAACAAGTGTCTCAAGCAGTTTCTTGATTCCCTGCAAGAAACTGAGGCAGA GAATCAACGAAGTAGCAAATTCTTGACAACTGGCTACACAAATTGCCACTACGAGATGACAGCACATTTTGATGGTAATTGA
- the LOC141723514 gene encoding uncharacterized protein LOC141723514 isoform X3 gives MVNLIAALNPLINFYVKMVGMKAYLVEIMPGTVMNFWAPSETLNNTKNDKTISTSETNINFTKPNKPVVVLIQGFQANGIITWLAQVGSLTKHYSVYVPDLLFFGDSFSESSDRSPDFQAQCLMKGLKRLGVERCTLVGFSYGGIVAFKMAELYPSFIQALVVSGSPVAMTDSISEAIIQSSGIGSFSEELLPTSVDGVKKLFSVGAYTKLWFPDKIYMDYLQAMFNNRKERDELLDAMIVSDKDTTIPSFKQKILFLCGKEDQIIKFELVKNMKKKCDFLTGN, from the exons ATGGTAAACTTAATAGCTGCACTAAATCCATTAATAAACTTTTATGTGAAAATGGTTGGCATGAAAGCTTACCTAGTAGAGATTATGCCCGGCACTGTCATGAACTTTTGGGCTCCTTCTGAAACCCTCAACAATACCAAAAATGACAAAACCATCTCAACTTCTGAAACTAACATCAACTTTACCAAGCCAAACAAACCAGTAGTAGTTCTCATCCAAGGCTTCCAAGCTAATGGTATAATTACTTGGCTGGCTCAAGTTGGCTCTCTCACTAAGCACTACTCCGTTTACGTGCCAGACCTATTATTTTTCGGTGACTCATTCTCCGAAAGCTCAGATAGGTCACCTGATTTTCAAGCCCAGTGTTTGATGAAAGGACTGAAGAGACTGGGAGTGGAGAGATGCACCCTAGTGGGGTTTAGTTATGGAGGCATCGTTGCGTTTAAGATGGCCGAGCTGTATCCTAGTTTTATTCAAGCCTTGGTTGTTTCGGGCTCACCTGTAGCTATGACAGATTCTATCAGTGAGGCCATTATTCAGAGTTCAGGGATTGGTTCATTTTCAGAAGAATTGTTACCAACTTCTGTAGACGGAGTCAAGAAGCTTTTTTCGGTTGGAGCTTATACAAAGCTATGGTTCCCTGATAAAATTTATATGGATTATCTCCAG GCGATGTTTAACAATAGAAAGGAAAGGGATGAACTACTTGATGCTATGATAGTTAGCGACAAAGATACAACTATCCCGAGTTTTAAACAG AAAATACTATTTCTATGTGGCAAAGAGGATCAAATTATCAAATTCGAGCTTGTCAAGAACATGAAAAA AAAATGCGATTTCTTAACAGGCAACTAG
- the LOC141723514 gene encoding uncharacterized protein LOC141723514 isoform X1: protein MVNLIAALNPLINFYVKMVGMKAYLVEIMPGTVMNFWAPSETLNNTKNDKTISTSETNINFTKPNKPVVVLIQGFQANGIITWLAQVGSLTKHYSVYVPDLLFFGDSFSESSDRSPDFQAQCLMKGLKRLGVERCTLVGFSYGGIVAFKMAELYPSFIQALVVSGSPVAMTDSISEAIIQSSGIGSFSEELLPTSVDGVKKLFSVGAYTKLWFPDKIYMDYLQAMFNNRKERDELLDAMIVSDKDTTIPSFKQKILFLCGKEDQIIKFELVKNMKKQLGDLATYQGIEKAGHLAHIEKPFIYNKCLKQFLDSLQETEADIAGGTLPPGTYATTSTLSLSVMLPVKRL from the exons ATGGTAAACTTAATAGCTGCACTAAATCCATTAATAAACTTTTATGTGAAAATGGTTGGCATGAAAGCTTACCTAGTAGAGATTATGCCCGGCACTGTCATGAACTTTTGGGCTCCTTCTGAAACCCTCAACAATACCAAAAATGACAAAACCATCTCAACTTCTGAAACTAACATCAACTTTACCAAGCCAAACAAACCAGTAGTAGTTCTCATCCAAGGCTTCCAAGCTAATGGTATAATTACTTGGCTGGCTCAAGTTGGCTCTCTCACTAAGCACTACTCCGTTTACGTGCCAGACCTATTATTTTTCGGTGACTCATTCTCCGAAAGCTCAGATAGGTCACCTGATTTTCAAGCCCAGTGTTTGATGAAAGGACTGAAGAGACTGGGAGTGGAGAGATGCACCCTAGTGGGGTTTAGTTATGGAGGCATCGTTGCGTTTAAGATGGCCGAGCTGTATCCTAGTTTTATTCAAGCCTTGGTTGTTTCGGGCTCACCTGTAGCTATGACAGATTCTATCAGTGAGGCCATTATTCAGAGTTCAGGGATTGGTTCATTTTCAGAAGAATTGTTACCAACTTCTGTAGACGGAGTCAAGAAGCTTTTTTCGGTTGGAGCTTATACAAAGCTATGGTTCCCTGATAAAATTTATATGGATTATCTCCAG GCGATGTTTAACAATAGAAAGGAAAGGGATGAACTACTTGATGCTATGATAGTTAGCGACAAAGATACAACTATCCCGAGTTTTAAACAG AAAATACTATTTCTATGTGGCAAAGAGGATCAAATTATCAAATTCGAGCTTGTCAAGAACATGAAAAA GCAACTAGGAGACCTGGCAACATATCAGGGCATAGAGAAAGCAGGCCACCTGGCTCACATAGAAAAACCCTTTATCTACAACAAGTGTCTCAAGCAGTTTCTTGATTCCCTGCAAGAAACTGAGGCAGA